The Leptospira neocaledonica DNA window ACGGAAAACGATTTTCTTTCCATTCTTTTCGAAAACCTTTTAGAATAAAAGAAGCCGCTTCTTCTTCGCTGATTTGATTGGGGGCAGGTATTCCGTCGTTTTTTACCGCTTCTGTGTCTACAAAACCGGGATGTAAAGTTTGGATTCTAATATGTTTAATGCCGAAATGTTCCAACTCCATTCTGGCAGTTTCTAAAAATAAACGTGCCGCTCCTTTAGAGGCTGTATAATCTCCCTGCATAGGTATCCCGAAATAAGTCGCTAAAGAATTCATATGAGAGATCATACATGTATCTTTCTGTTTTTTCATTTGGCGAATAAGAGGTACATAAAAGTTAATTAAAGAACCATAATTTATATTCATACAGTCCAGAATAGTCTTAGCACTGGCGGTTAATGTATTTGAAGGAGGACCGATTCCTATATTGAGTAATGCTATATCGATTTTTCCGAATTTTTTTACGATCTCTTGGACTACAAATTCCGCATGAGCTTCATCCCTTCCGTCTCCTACGTAAGTGATACATTCGCTTCCTTGTTTTATGATCTCTTGAGAGACTTGTTCTAAAAGACTTTCTCTTCTTGCAGTTAGTATGATTTTGTTTTGGAATTTGGCTAAGGCCAATGCGGTTGCCCTGCCTATTCCGGAGGATGCGCCGGTGATTAAGATTACCTTATTCTTATAGTTCATATTTAGCCGAGCCGTTGAGAAATAATGTGATAAAATGTGAGCATTTGCTCACTTTTGTAAAGTAAAATCTGGACCCGCAAGGGATGCGAAGGGCTTGTCCCGAGTGAACGAACTGTGTGCCCTCTATCACTTGGGTCGTTCGCGAGGGATGAGCGGAGCGAACCCGTAGCAGCCCGGTCTTCGCGAAGCGAAGAGGCGGCCAAACAAACTTAAGATAGAGGTTTTTTGTCTTTGTCGAAGAACTTTTTGTGGATCAGGTCTTGGATGAGATCTTTGTCTTCCTCTGAAAGGCTGATGAAGATTACGTTGGCCTTTTTCCCGGAGACTCGGATCACTTCTGACTCAAGTTCCATATTTTTGCCGTTGATATTTCCGAATAGGATGATCCGGTCTCCTTCGAAAACGGAAGTGCGGGTCTCTAAGCCTGCTCCTCCTGTTCCTATATCAACGATGAATACCGGAAATCTTTGGGTCTTTCCTTTAACTATAAAATCACCGTCGATGGTGATTTTGACGCGAGCGTTCTTCCTCTTCTGTTGAGAAGGGTCCCGGTATTCGTATTTGTCGTCGAAAAGGGAATTAGTGCCCGCCATACGACAATCATGCAGAAGTTCGAAATTCAGTCAAAGTGAAATTGTAATCTTCTTCAGGTCCTTCTTCGCAAGGCTGAGAATTCTTATAGGACAAATACACGGAAGCACCGTCCAAAACAATTACTGTTCTTGAAACTGAATGCGCGTCTCTTCTATGCATACAAGGCGATAGAGCGCCTTGTTCCGGTAGATGAGAAGATAAGAATGACTTAGCTATATTTGCAAAGCCTGAGGCATCCGGAAGGGAAGAAGGACGAAAATTCGAATCGAAGGTTTCTTTTCTCGCGACTTGGGCCTTAGGTCCTTGTGTGAAAGAACTTCCGAAAACTGCAAATGTTTCTGAGTCTGTTTCGGTTTGGTAAGTTTTACCGTCCCAGATAAAAATTTCGGTCTTCTCTTTACTTACCTTGAATAACTTGAATGGATAATATTTTTCTAGTTCGGAGTCCGTATAAGACTCTGGAGTTCTTTCTCCTAAAAGTATAGAACGAACCAGCAACCCTCTACTTACAGGGTTACGCAGTAATTTTAAGGTGGCTTCGTAGTAGTTTACTAGACAGATAATTTCGCCGGCTTGGTTGACTCCGATCCAAGTTCCCCCTGCTTCTCCATCGATTGGGGCTATCGCTTTTCCGGAATTGGATTCTAGTAGTTGAGGAAAAAGAGAAGGTTTCCTCTTCACGGATTCGTCTCTGTTAAATCCGACTCCAAGTATTCCTTTGTCTGGATCTCTATAGATTAAAGAAGTACACATTTTATTTTCCTACACTTAAGAAGAAGTCCACTCTTTCGTTTCGGTCCACTTCGTAAGCTCCGTTTCCTGAGATCAATGGTAACGTTTCACCGTAGCCTCTGTATCTATATCTTCCAAATTCATAATCTTTCCCGAATAAGGATTGGAATACCTTCTTCGCTTTTTCTTCGGAAGCTCTTAGATTGTACTCGTCATCTCCTCTATGAGATGTGTGGATCTGCAACTCTGCTTTGTACCCGGGGAATTTGTTTAAGACCGATTTTAGTTTAGAAGGTAATGTCCACCATTTGTCTTCATAGATACGATTTGGGACGGAGAATCTGAATCCTTCTTTTTCTTTTACGACTAGGATATCAGTTTTAATATCTCCTAATTCTAATTCTTCCTCTCCGCCGAATACGTCTTTATAAAAGAGAACAAATCGCAGGTCTGCCAAAGATCCTATTCTTCTTCCCTGATCGTCTAATCCGTACCAGATCAATTTGTCGGGACCGTTTCCTGTTCCATTCCAGCTTCGAACGATTCTCTCTTCCGGCTTTTCTCCATCGTAATAAGATTCCATAATATTGATCTTCCAGGATACGATTGGAAGTCCTTTAGATCTTAGACGGATCTCGACTAGATCTTTTTGCCAATCTCCGTCCGGTGTAAATCCATTAGGAGAAACATCGTAAGAGAATTTCGGCTTCTGGTCGGAAAGTTGGAATTTTTTAGGAACACTTATATGTTTATCATATCTATTGTATACCGTTAGACGATATAGATATATTCCCGGACCTAAATGTTTGTTTTCCTTATTTTTGGGCTCCCATATCAGTTCTGCAGGAGGTTCCCCTAAGGATTTTTGGGAGAAGACTAGGTTATCGTCTTTTACTTCGTTTTTAAAAATTTCCAATTCATAAGAATCCGATTTCAATTTAGAAGAAACGTATGAGTTAAATTTAATACGATTTAAGGGATTGGTCGGATCGGAGGGGAATAAATCTCCTTCTACGTTTAGATCCACTCCGGAAGATTCATTTTTGATTGTAAGGTTCTCAATCTTATCAATGGATTCGTTTCCTGCCGGATCTCTTCCTGTGAGTTTGTATGTATAAAGACCTGGGGGTACAGGTTTTCCATTAGAATCTGTTCCGTCCCATACGAGTTGGAAGGGAACTTCTCTAGTTCTCCAAGTATATGCTTTTAAGGATCTGCCTTCGGAATCTAAAAATTCTCCGATGAAAATATCCGCGGATTCTCCTGACGTTTTCTGTTGTATGATGATCTTGGATAAGTTTCTATCTTCACTTAATAATAATTTGGTCTTACAATTTGCTTCTGCTTTAGGAGGTCTTGCATCCAAGTAGAATGTGGACTCTTCTGAAAGTATCCTTTCTTTGTTCGCTGTAAGTAAAAATAACTGATAGGTATAATATCCATCTCCAACTGGAATTCCATTTTCATTCTCTCCATCCCATTCTAGAATTGGTGGTAGATAAATATCTTCCGGAGCGAATTCGTTCTCGTCTGAAAAAAGTGTGAATCCTTTTTTTCTGATCTTGCCCGCTTCGAATTTTCGTACGGTTTCTCCTGAGGCACTTCTGATCGTTAGTTCCCAATCTTGGAGTTTTGGCAAAGAAGAAGTTTGTATCTTGAATCGGAGAATGTCGGAAACTCCATCCCAGTTCGGAGAGAAGGAGCCGGATTCTGTACTGATGAGTGAATTTGCAGAAACCGAAGAGGAATACAGAATTCCCAGAAGACCTAAAAAAGGAAAAATTTTTCCGAACATGCTACTAGGAAATTCCTTCCGAGAAAAAATGCACTTATGTTTTATCCTCTAGTTTTCTATTGCGAATGGACCCCAAATGAGTGCCAGTATGTGGAGTCTCAGTCTTTTCGGTATAACGTTTTAATGCAAATGTGACCGACGCAAATGCAATCTCTTCCCAAGGGATCTCTTCTGGAGTAAATAGTTTCACTTCTTCCGATTCTGGACTTTCTGAAAAAATTCCATCTATCAGGTCCGCGAGAAAGAACATATAAACTTGGCTGATATGAGGAATGCTATATACGGAATGAAGTCGAACTATATTTATCTTGGCGTTCGCTTCTTCCGATGTTTCCCTAGTAGCACCTTCTTCCACAGTTTCTCTATTTTCTAAAAATCCAGCGGGTAGGGTCCAGTATCCTTTTCTGGGTTCTATAGCACGTTTGCAGAGTAGTATTTTCCCTTCCCAGATAGGAATAGTCCCAACGATTACCTTTGGATTTTGGTAATGTATGGTCCCGCAGTTCTCACAAACATATCTTGTGAGACTGTCTCCTTCCGGGATTTTTTGGACTACTTCAGAGCCGCAAACGCTGCAAAATTTCATGCTTTAGAAAACCTTCTCCAAGCTAGGATCGCTTCTAATAATAACCAAACAGTTAGAAAAATCAAAATTCCTCCGACAGTCGCGAGCAAATAACTCGGAGATTTGGAGAATAAGAAATCGTAGAAGTTAATCACCATGGCCCAAAGTGTAGCCCCTAAAACGAAAACCATCGGTATAAAGCTGATCCATGTCTTTTTCTTAGAATACAATAGATAGATTGTGATTACAAGCAAAGCAAGTCCTGCAAGTAGCTGGTTTGTGGTGCCGAATAGTTTCCAAAGCGCTAACCCGGCGGTTGTCTTCTTGCCTCCTTGGTCAATCTGTAAGAATGCAAAAAATCCGATGGCTACACATGCGATAATACTGGAAACATAACGATTCCCTAAAGTTTTTTTGATCGTCTCCGATCCAAAACTTTCTGCGATCTCTTCTATATTATATCTCAATAATCTAGTTGCGGAATCCAAGGAAGTTAAGGCAAAACTTACTACCACAAGTGCGATAAATCCTTGTGCAAAACCCTCATCGAATCCTAACTGAGAGATAAATCTTCCTGTTCCGTAGATATAGGCTCCTACCGAAGGTGCGAGGCCCTGGATCCCAGACCAGGACTTATAGAAAGAAGACCATTCTCCTGCAGATGCGAATCCGATCGTGCAGGCAACAACCGAGGTCAGTCCTAAGAGAGATTCGCCGATCATTCCACCGTATCCGATCACTCTTGCATCTATTTCTCTATCCAATTGTTTTGCAGTGGTTCCGGAACTTACCAAAGCGTGGAAGCCGGAAACTGCACCACAAGCGATCGTGATAAATACGAATGGAATAATATCCATATCTACTTTTTCAGTTCGGATTGCTTCCGCATTAAAGGAGGAAAACTCACCGAAAATACTTCCTTTTACAAAACCAAAATAGATTGCGATGATCCCCAGATACAATAAGAAAGAATTGATATAGTCCCTACTTTGGAGAAGGAGCCAAACCGGTGTAACTGAAGCCAAAAAAGCATATGCAAGAAGTATAATTTTCCAGATCGGAACTCCTGGAGAGTTATCTACATCGTTTAGACCTGTCCAGGTTAGGATGGATTCATTCATTCCGAGTACCATGACCACTAAGGTGAGGGCAACGGATGCGAAGGTAAGAGGTCCAAGCTTCATTCCTTTTTTATAATGAAGCCATCCTACTAAAACCGCAAAGATCATGATCCCTGCAGTAGGAATTACCGCTTCCGGGAAATGGCTTCTGAGTTTAATTGGAGAAGATGGAGTTTCCACTCTAACTTCGGAAGGATGCACATGATCTTTGATACTCGGAGTAGTAACCGTTTGTTCAATTTGTGGAGGAGGAGTTACGGGAGCCTGCTTTAGTTTAGGATCTGCGGAGAACATTTCCGCAAGAACGATCACGAACACACCCATTGCCAATGCGACTAAGAAAAAAATGATCGCATGAAATAAACTTCTCGCCCTTGGTCCTAAAAGATCCTGAGCAACTTGCCCGATTGATTTTCCTTGGTTGCGGACTGAAACTACAATTGCTCCGAAATCATGAACACAACCGATAAAAATTCCTCCGAAGACCACCCAAAGCATTGCGGGCAACCATCCCCAGATCACTGCAACCGCAGGTCCTAGGATGGGAGCGAGTCCCGCAATGGAAGCATAATGGTGGCCGAATAGGACTGCCGGCTTTGTGGGAAGATAATCCACACCGTCATTGAACTTATGAGCCGGGGTATCACCCACAGTGTCTTTGAGTTGGAAGATGGACTTGGATAAAAATCCGGAGTAAAACTTATAACCTAAAAAATAAAGAGTGAAACAACCGAAAACCGCGAGAAGGGGTAACATGTGGGAAAAATCTCGTTTAATGCGGCCCGGATCAAATCTTTTTTATCGGGAAAATGAATAGACAAACTCAGGTACAGGCAGAGGGTCTAAGTATAGGTTCTCGCTTTGAACGCCCGTAGTTTCGATCAGGTCAAATCATCCTTAGAGGACGTAATCTTCGAATTACAGTCCGGGAGTAATGATTGTGAGTGGTTCATTTCCTCCGAAAAATTGATCGAAATTTTAGAAATCCGACGAGAGGATTATTTTAAACTCCTATATACTCTCCGGGGAGAAAGGGAATATTCTTCCAAAGGTTCCCAAGGATTCACCCAAGATAACGCGGATCTTCTCATTTTATTATTGGAGAAGGTCCTAAAAATCGAAGGTCTTGCCTACGAGTTCGCAAAGGGCGGAGTGTATTTTGACGACGCTTATCTGGACGAATTCCGTGCCTTTTTGAAAGAGATCGTTCTTTCCAAATTAGAAAGACATGATTTGGATAAGGAACTTCTACTCTTACTTATATCTTCTACCAAAAAATTCGAAGATGCATTCGATTCATACTTCGATGATAAATTCGATGTACAAAGATTAGTGGATAATGGGATCACCGAATTTTTAGAAAGAAAAGGTTTTTCAGGAGATTACGGAGCCGACGTATTCTTGAGAAATTATTTCTTTCAGATCTTAAATACAAAATTATTCCCGATCCGACAAATCACTTCAGAATATAGAGACAGAGCTTATTACGAAATTTTCGGAAGATTTAGAGAAGAAGAGAAAGAAAAGACTAAAAAGAAAAAATCCAACTCCCGTAGAAAATTCTCCCCTAGATCATTTTACGAAGATGAAGATGCTGAAACAAGAGGACATCGCGAATTTTTAGGCCTTTCCGAAGATTATTCAAAAGCAGAATTAAAAAATAAATATAAAGAGATGATCAAAAAATATCATCCGGACGTAAATAAGAACGGATTGGAAATGACACAAAAGATCATCGCTTCATATAATTATTTGGTAATGAAAGATCGCTAATCAGGGTTTTGTTTCCTTCCTCGGAAGAATTTTCCACTGCTGATCCGCTTTTATAATATTGCCGGGAACGTCTCTTTCCCAAAAGCCGTGGACCTTTTCATTATAGTTTAAATATAATTTCCCTGAGACAATTTTCCAAGCTTTCGGATTTGTTTCATACGCTTCTCCATCTCTCATTGCGTAAGCACAATATCCTCCATATTGAGGGGCAAAATTTTCAGGAGATTTTTTGAAAGCTTCCAGGTTTTTTTCCGAGGAGAATCTCCACTCTGCATCTTTCCAACGGTAACTGAATTTGGAATTTCCTTCTTTCGGTTTGGATTCGGTAAAATAAGCGACCGGGTCGTAACCGTGAATGGCGGTTTTTCCGTCCTCTTTAAAGATCGGATCCACGATTTGTCTGCTGCTGCAGTCCATCACGAGTAAAAATAAGATCGGCAAAAAATACGACTTGTTCATGTATCCTTCTTCGGATCGAATCGAAATAGGTTACATCGGAGAAAATATGTCTTCCATCGGAGTGGGCTTAAGAAAAGAACATTATCCCTATTTGAGAAAAGGAGAGCCTGTCCGGATTTCCTGGTTCGAAGCAATCACCGAAAACTATATGGATACCCAGGGCCGTCCTTTGGAAATGTTGGAATTTATCCGTAAAAATTTTCCGGTCGCCTTGCATGGGGTTTCTTTATCCATTCTTGGCGGAAGTTTTCCTGATAAAAAATATTTGGAAAGATGGAAGGAACTCATCCGAAGAATAGATCCGTTTTTGGTTTCGGATCATCTTTGTTGGACAGAACAATCCGGAAATTATCTGCACGATCTATTACCTTTCCCATTCACAAAAGAGTTTTTGAATTTTGCAATAGAAAGAGCTGTGCAAGTCCAAGAAATTTTAGGAAGAAGGATTCTATTCGAAAATGTTTCTACGTATTTGAGTTTTCCTCAAAACGAAATGACGGAATGGGAATTTATCTCCGAGCTTTCTAAAAAAAGCGGATGTGGGATCCTATTAGATATCAATAATATATATGTAAACTCCATCAATCACGGATTTTCCGCAGTTGAATATTTAAATTCCATTCCTTGGGAAAATGTGGGTCAGATCCATCTTGCCGGGCATACGGATACTGGAGATTTTTTATTCGATACTCATTCCAAACCTGTATCCCAAGAAGTCTGGGAATTATTCTCTTCCTTTTCGGATAAAATCCAAAGTATTCCAATATTATTAGAATGGGACGAAGATATCCCCAGCTTTACAGAAATGGAAGAAGAAGCCTTAAAAGCAAAATCCATCTTAGAGTCTGTAACAACATGAATCCGGAAGAATTTAGAAATCTATTTTCAAGCACGCTCCTAGGGAAAGAAGAAGGCCCACTTTTGCAGGATCAAATCCTAGCAGGGGGAAAATTAGAACCAAATTCCGCGATTGCAGTCTACCAAAATGCGTATCTTGCCAGGTTTACGGACGCATTAGGAGAGAAATACGAAACAGTCTGGAAAATCCTAGGGGACGAGGATTTTTTTGAAACAGCGCAAACGTTTATACGAGAAAATTCATCAAATTCTTATAATATATCTAATTACG harbors:
- a CDS encoding SDR family NAD(P)-dependent oxidoreductase produces the protein MNYKNKVILITGASSGIGRATALALAKFQNKIILTARRESLLEQVSQEIIKQGSECITYVGDGRDEAHAEFVVQEIVKKFGKIDIALLNIGIGPPSNTLTASAKTILDCMNINYGSLINFYVPLIRQMKKQKDTCMISHMNSLATYFGIPMQGDYTASKGAARLFLETARMELEHFGIKHIRIQTLHPGFVDTEAVKNDGIPAPNQISEEEAASFILKGFRKEWKENRFPFGTSFATRIGRIVPLWLRTKILLAETPKNF
- a CDS encoding DnaJ domain-containing protein, translating into MNARSFDQVKSSLEDVIFELQSGSNDCEWFISSEKLIEILEIRREDYFKLLYTLRGEREYSSKGSQGFTQDNADLLILLLEKVLKIEGLAYEFAKGGVYFDDAYLDEFRAFLKEIVLSKLERHDLDKELLLLLISSTKKFEDAFDSYFDDKFDVQRLVDNGITEFLERKGFSGDYGADVFLRNYFFQILNTKLFPIRQITSEYRDRAYYEIFGRFREEEKEKTKKKKSNSRRKFSPRSFYEDEDAETRGHREFLGLSEDYSKAELKNKYKEMIKKYHPDVNKNGLEMTQKIIASYNYLVMKDR
- a CDS encoding PilZ domain-containing protein codes for the protein MAGTNSLFDDKYEYRDPSQQKRKNARVKITIDGDFIVKGKTQRFPVFIVDIGTGGAGLETRTSVFEGDRIILFGNINGKNMELESEVIRVSGKKANVIFISLSEEDKDLIQDLIHKKFFDKDKKPLS
- a CDS encoding NUDIX hydrolase, whose product is MKFCSVCGSEVVQKIPEGDSLTRYVCENCGTIHYQNPKVIVGTIPIWEGKILLCKRAIEPRKGYWTLPAGFLENRETVEEGATRETSEEANAKINIVRLHSVYSIPHISQVYMFFLADLIDGIFSESPESEEVKLFTPEEIPWEEIAFASVTFALKRYTEKTETPHTGTHLGSIRNRKLEDKT
- a CDS encoding NRDE family protein — encoded protein: MCTSLIYRDPDKGILGVGFNRDESVKRKPSLFPQLLESNSGKAIAPIDGEAGGTWIGVNQAGEIICLVNYYEATLKLLRNPVSRGLLVRSILLGERTPESYTDSELEKYYPFKLFKVSKEKTEIFIWDGKTYQTETDSETFAVFGSSFTQGPKAQVARKETFDSNFRPSSLPDASGFANIAKSFLSSHLPEQGALSPCMHRRDAHSVSRTVIVLDGASVYLSYKNSQPCEEGPEEDYNFTLTEFRTSA
- a CDS encoding DUF692 domain-containing protein, translated to MSSIGVGLRKEHYPYLRKGEPVRISWFEAITENYMDTQGRPLEMLEFIRKNFPVALHGVSLSILGGSFPDKKYLERWKELIRRIDPFLVSDHLCWTEQSGNYLHDLLPFPFTKEFLNFAIERAVQVQEILGRRILFENVSTYLSFPQNEMTEWEFISELSKKSGCGILLDINNIYVNSINHGFSAVEYLNSIPWENVGQIHLAGHTDTGDFLFDTHSKPVSQEVWELFSSFSDKIQSIPILLEWDEDIPSFTEMEEEALKAKSILESVTT
- a CDS encoding cell envelope biogenesis protein OmpA; the encoded protein is MFGKIFPFLGLLGILYSSSVSANSLISTESGSFSPNWDGVSDILRFKIQTSSLPKLQDWELTIRSASGETVRKFEAGKIRKKGFTLFSDENEFAPEDIYLPPILEWDGENENGIPVGDGYYTYQLFLLTANKERILSEESTFYLDARPPKAEANCKTKLLLSEDRNLSKIIIQQKTSGESADIFIGEFLDSEGRSLKAYTWRTREVPFQLVWDGTDSNGKPVPPGLYTYKLTGRDPAGNESIDKIENLTIKNESSGVDLNVEGDLFPSDPTNPLNRIKFNSYVSSKLKSDSYELEIFKNEVKDDNLVFSQKSLGEPPAELIWEPKNKENKHLGPGIYLYRLTVYNRYDKHISVPKKFQLSDQKPKFSYDVSPNGFTPDGDWQKDLVEIRLRSKGLPIVSWKINIMESYYDGEKPEERIVRSWNGTGNGPDKLIWYGLDDQGRRIGSLADLRFVLFYKDVFGGEEELELGDIKTDILVVKEKEGFRFSVPNRIYEDKWWTLPSKLKSVLNKFPGYKAELQIHTSHRGDDEYNLRASEEKAKKVFQSLFGKDYEFGRYRYRGYGETLPLISGNGAYEVDRNERVDFFLSVGK
- a CDS encoding carbon starvation CstA family protein, whose protein sequence is MLPLLAVFGCFTLYFLGYKFYSGFLSKSIFQLKDTVGDTPAHKFNDGVDYLPTKPAVLFGHHYASIAGLAPILGPAVAVIWGWLPAMLWVVFGGIFIGCVHDFGAIVVSVRNQGKSIGQVAQDLLGPRARSLFHAIIFFLVALAMGVFVIVLAEMFSADPKLKQAPVTPPPQIEQTVTTPSIKDHVHPSEVRVETPSSPIKLRSHFPEAVIPTAGIMIFAVLVGWLHYKKGMKLGPLTFASVALTLVVMVLGMNESILTWTGLNDVDNSPGVPIWKIILLAYAFLASVTPVWLLLQSRDYINSFLLYLGIIAIYFGFVKGSIFGEFSSFNAEAIRTEKVDMDIIPFVFITIACGAVSGFHALVSSGTTAKQLDREIDARVIGYGGMIGESLLGLTSVVACTIGFASAGEWSSFYKSWSGIQGLAPSVGAYIYGTGRFISQLGFDEGFAQGFIALVVVSFALTSLDSATRLLRYNIEEIAESFGSETIKKTLGNRYVSSIIACVAIGFFAFLQIDQGGKKTTAGLALWKLFGTTNQLLAGLALLVITIYLLYSKKKTWISFIPMVFVLGATLWAMVINFYDFLFSKSPSYLLATVGGILIFLTVWLLLEAILAWRRFSKA
- a CDS encoding YHS domain-containing (seleno)protein is translated as MNKSYFLPILFLLVMDCSSRQIVDPIFKEDGKTAIHGYDPVAYFTESKPKEGNSKFSYRWKDAEWRFSSEKNLEAFKKSPENFAPQYGGYCAYAMRDGEAYETNPKAWKIVSGKLYLNYNEKVHGFWERDVPGNIIKADQQWKILPRKETKP